The Aspergillus luchuensis IFO 4308 DNA, chromosome 7, nearly complete sequence genome has a segment encoding these proteins:
- a CDS encoding putative nucleoside-diphosphate-sugar epimerase (COG:S;~EggNog:ENOG410PHFD;~InterPro:IPR036291,IPR016040): MAPQKVFLTGVTGYIGGDTFYDVYQAHPDWQYSVLVRNKDKAAQVTSKYPNVRIVLGDLDSADIIEEEVKNADIVLHCADCDHVAAAEAIAKGATHHTPDRPVWWIHTSGTGILTVEDFRSNTWGLERAKQHDDWDGVDELLNLPADSFHRNVDEIVINAGKRAPDSVKIAIVCPPTIYGPGRGPCNQKSVQAYWLASAVLKRKKGLQVGEGKNIWHQINVQDLSDLYLLLSEAAAAGGGKATWNDKGYYLAENGPFCWGDIQKQVAQVAYEKKLIPSPEVEPLTDEQVTEINQFGLYAWGSSSRGTSYRGRKLLGWNPHRPSLKELIPDIVDIEAKALGLL; encoded by the exons ATGGCTCCCCAAAAGGTTTTCCT CACCGGTGTTACTGGATACATCGGTGGAGACACCTTTTACGACGTCTACCAGGCTCATCCTGACTGGCAGTACTCCGTCTTGGTGCGCAACAAGGACAAAGCCGCTCAAGTCACCAGCAAGTACCCTAACGTAAGGATTGTACTGGGTGACCTTGACTCGGCCGATATcatcgaggaggaagtcAAGAACGCTGACATCGTACTCC ACTGTGCCGACTGTGATCATGTCGCTGCCGCCGAAGCCATTGCGAAGGGTGCCACTCACCACACCCCTGACCGACCAGTGTGGTGGATCCACACTTCTGGAACCGGCATCTTGACCGTGGAGGACTTCCGTAGCAACACCTGGGGTCTGGAACGTGCCAAGCAGCATGATGACTgggatggtgtggatgagcTCCTCAACCTTCCTGCCGATTCGTTCCACCGCAATGTCGATGAGATTGTCATCAATGCTGGCAAGCGTGCTCCTGACAGTGTCAAGATTGCCATCGTCTGTCCGCCTACCATCTACGGACCCGGTCGTGGACCCTGCAACCAGAAGAGTGTGCAGGCATACTGGTTGGCTTCTGCTGTCCtgaagcgcaagaagggTCTGCAGGTCGGTGAGGGTAAGAATATCTGGCACCAAATCAACGTGCAGGATCTGAGTGATCTTTACCTTCTGCTGagtgaggctgctgctgcgggcGGTGGCAAGGCCACTTGGAACGACAAGGGTTACTACTTGGCAGAGAACGGTCCTTTCTGCTGGGGTGACATCCAGAAGCAGGTAGCCCAGGTGGCTTAtgagaagaagctcatccCGTCCCCTGAGGTTGAGCCCTTGACCGACGAACAGGTCACTGAGATCAATCAGTTTGGCCTGTATGCCTGGGGTAGCAGCTCTCGCGGTACTTCCTACCGTGGTAGAAAGCTATTGGGTTGGAACCCCCACCGCCCTAGTCTGAAGGAGCTTATTCCTGACATCGTTGACATTGAGGCCAAGGCTTTGGGCTTGCTGTGA
- the VPS17 gene encoding retromer subunit VPS17 (BUSCO:EOG09261IEH;~COG:U;~EggNog:ENOG410PGQ6;~InterPro:IPR027267,IPR014461,IPR037907,IPR001683, IPR036871,IPR015404;~PFAM:PF09325,PF00787;~go_component: GO:0030904 - retromer complex [Evidence IEA];~go_function: GO:0035091 - phosphatidylinositol binding [Evidence IEA];~go_process: GO:0015031 - protein transport [Evidence IEA];~go_process: GO:0042147 - retrograde transport, endosome to Golgi [Evidence IEA]), with product MDYSAISHDPDHPAGTSPWASPRPTQTTFPASVTSDIPPAPLPPQDPYNAESQPTETPGFQENEIGSPDLSARLQGAHLGEPGYADEQSQQTSQQHGQQPRSQLPARYQTGPRQNPRQPAPVYRIQAKVTGLERTGKKDPILRFDVHTNIPKFRTTQYRDVRRTHAEFVKLADHLISANPEALVPAVPPPLTPAGAGTEEDEHRVKSSMQRWLNVVLSNEVLTHDDEVVLFVESDFGYSPVVRMKQPATGVRRKVLKQFAPPPDDTPELQNARPIVKMFYLGTMDTSHKVDRVVKARRGLGLAESDFGVKLGQMHVQETHPGLSNAYRKLGKIIQTVGDFHAVQATAEATTLGDPLSYHSSDAFIVKETLTNRHILLRDLIQAQQATRSKRAAADRLKVSSSVRPDKVDEAINALDEAQGHEDYLTKRTQRVTSNLLAEKQRWFDRTTNDMLNSLREYTLRQIESERRTLATLESVRPDIRAIDASGGLSRLGRESHPTARRPNLGSSQGPKGDAWSGIPRRSDSLGRSLSGSFVAPTPTEDDEEVNGQGTGKGRLRSASGVSSIVEEDDDDRLDARNAASRLATSTF from the exons ATGGACTACTCCGCCATATCACACGATCCTGATCATCCCGCAGGTACTTCTCCTTGGGCTTCACCACGCCCGACACAAACAACCTTTCCGGCTTCCGTGACTAGCGACATCCCCCCTGCCCCCTTGCCTCCCCAAGATCCCTACAATGCCGAATCGCAGCCTACCGAAACTCCTGGGTTCCAGGAGAACGAGATTGGATCGCCTGACTTGTCTGCGCGACTGCAGGGTGCACACCTGGGTGAGCCCGGCTATGCTGATGAGCAGTCGCAACAAACTTCGCAGCAGCATGGACAACAACCTCGTTCTCAGCTCCCCGCCCGCTACCAAACGGGCCCAAGACAGAATCCCAGACAACCTGCACCTGTATATAGAATCCAGGCGAAAGTTACGGGGCTAGAAAGAACGGGCAAGAAGGACCCTATTCTTCGATTTGATGTTCAC ACGAATATCCCCAAATTCAGGACAACGCAGTATCGAGACGTTCGTCGTACCCATGCCGAGTTTGTCAAGCTTGCGGACCATTTGATTTCGGCTAATCCGGAAGCGTTGGTCCCCGCGGTCCCTCCACCACTCACCCCTGCCGGCGCTGGaaccgaagaggatgaaCACAGAGTCAAGTCGTCTATGCAGCGGTGGCTGAATGTCGTACTGAGCAATGAAGTTCTCACCCATGATGACGAGGTTGTCCTGTTTGTCGAGAGTGATTTCGGTTACAGTCCTGTGGTTCGGATGAAACAACCCGCAACTGGGGTTCGAAGGAAGGTCCTGAAGCAGTTTGCGCCGCCCCCCGATGACACGCCTGAATTACAAAATGCGCGTCCGATTGTGAAGATGTTCTATCTAGGAACAATGGACACTAGTCACAAGGTTGACCGTGTCGTCAAGGCTCGTCGAG GACTCGGTCTCGCAGAATCGGACTTTGGTGTTAAGCTAGGCCAGATGCACGTGCAAGAGACACACCCTGGTCTGTCCAATGCATACCggaagttggggaagatCATCCAGACCGTCGGAGATTTCCATGCCGTCCAGGCGACTGCGGAGGCCACAACACTGGGGGATCCTCTAAGCTACCACTCGTCCGATGCCTTTATCGTCAAGGAGACTCTTACCAACCGCCACATCCTCCTTCGTGATTTGATCCAAGCTCAACAGGCCACACGTAGCAAACGTGCCGCCGCTGACCGCCTCAAAGTCAGTTCCTCCGTCCGCCCGGACAAGGTGGACGAGGCTATCAATGCCCTGGACGAGGCCCAAGGCCACGAGGACTACCTCACAAAGCGGACGCAGCGGGTCACATCGAACTTACTCGCTGAGAAGCAACGGTGGTTTGACCGGACAACTAACGACATGCTGAACAGCCTCCGCGAGTATACCCTGCGCCAGATTGAATCCGAACGGAGGACCCTTGCTACCTTGGAGAGTGTGCGACCTGATATTCGAGCAATTGACGCTTCGGGAGGACTTAGCCGTCTAGGACGTGAATCCCACCCAACTGCTCGTCGACCTAACCTTGGTTCAAGCCAAGGCCCCAAGGGAGATGCTTGGAGCGGCATACCGCGTCGCAGCGACAGCCTCGGCCGGAGCCTCAGTGGCAGTTTTGTTGCACCAACACCCactgaagatgacgaggaggtcaATGGACAGGGCACTGGGAAGGGGCGTCTGCGCTCTGCCAGTGGTGTGAGTTCGAttgtggaggaagacgacgatgatcGCCTTGACGCCCGTAACGCGGCTAGTCGCCTGGCCACGAGCACTTTCTGA
- a CDS encoding uncharacterized protein (COG:S;~EggNog:ENOG410PXKE;~TransMembrane:7 (o20-40i52-77o97-119i126-148o180-201i213-233o245-274i)) has product MLPRSLEKGTSFTGQQTTVLGIGVAFMAFTSAVIALRVYVRTLLLRAWGADDVLMVIGTILTYGLSIASIVAAYYGVGKHYSDVPIEDRIPMFKCIWATRLLYVLGLCFIKLSLLWFYLRLETRRFMLWLVYSVIFIVLGVSISSFFVDTISCIPPSKFWNSAKSGHCMSTASQQKFYEVNGILVIVMDILIWAVPIPMLWRVRISLRKKIAVLGVFSVGLLSIAAACVRYNTVLQLANNPDETYVLAASLNWCGIEAYVAIFCGSTPALYVFVKRYLPRMLGPSYAHNPTYSGQSNAKRFSAPFRAVSHRRMSESRLGESQDALYDGDGIMLKTDIHWEVTDIDAEGRLDPHHVNI; this is encoded by the exons ATGCTGCCGCGATCGCTGGAAAAGGGTACGTCCTTCACGGGGCAGCAAACGACGGTGCTTGGGATTGGGGTAGCTTTTATGGCATTTACCTCGGCCGTAATTGCCCTTCGCGTCTATGTCAGGACACTTTTGCTGCGCGCGTGGGGAGCTGATGACG TCCTTATGGTAATCGGAACT ATCTTAACCTACGGTCTCTCCATCGCATCGATTGTGG CCGCATATTATGGCGTTGGCAAACACT ATTCAGACGTTCCTATCGAAGATCGAATTCCTATGTTCAAG TGTATATGGGCTACACGCCTCCTCTACGTGCTGGGATTGTGTTTCATCAAGCTATCTCTCCTATGGTTCTATCTCCGGCTTGAAACACGACGTTTCATGCTATGGCTTGTGTACTCCGTTATCTTCATAGTTCTGGGAGTATCGATCTCAAGCTTCTTCGTTGATACAATTTCCTGCATACCACCCTCTAAGTTTTGGAATTCGGCCAAGTCAGGACATTGCATGTCAACGGCGTCCCAGCAGAAGTTCTATGAAGTTAAtggcatcctcgtcatcgtcatggaTATTCTCATCTGGGCTGTTCCCATTCCGATGCTATGGCGTGTTCGTATCTCTTTG CGAAAGAAGATCGCAGTATTGGGGGTTTTTAGTGTAGGCCTTTTGTCTATAGCTG CTGCTTGCGTGAGATACAACACCGTCTTGCAACTAGCCAACAATCCAGATGAAACATACGTGCTGGCTGCCTCGCTTAATTGGTGTGGCATCGAAGCCTACGTCG CCATATTCTGCGGCTCCACTCCAGCATTATATGTTTTTGTGAAGCGCTACCTCCCACGAATGCTGGGCCCGTCCTACGCGCATAATCCAACCTACTCAGGACAGAGCAATGCGAAGAGATTCAGCGCGCCATTCCGCGCAGTCTCCCACCGACGCATGAGCGAAAGCCGGCTAGGAGAGAGCCAAGATGCATTAtatgatggcgatggcatTATGCTTAAGACAGACATCCACTGGGAGGTCACTGATATCGATGCGGAAGGTCGACTGGACCCGCACCATGTAAATATCTGA
- a CDS encoding uncharacterized protein (COG:S;~EggNog:ENOG410PXKE) gives MNSFFYSTKHAKTSYYHIPSTLNLEDVQQILHNHSTLAHIFWPQLVNDPENLLFENQTGPSTTEIQIRPASGSGPGPSGTKCKASITSHHEAREVVVAEEMPLGLRMTLVYRVSDEPPQGISAEEGDGLLALADSQPSTSLSGTGSRIGLYLQVERSVMAPRPLSMLVKTTDGPIVKTKNLLFVLDELGNGKKLDAALDALNELGESDDEGDEVLEKYKAD, from the exons atgaaTTCCT TCTTCTATTCCACCAAACACGCCAAGACATCATACTACcacatcccctccaccctcaaCTTAGAAGACGTCCAACAAATCCTCCACAACCACTCTACCCTAGCACATATATTCTGGCCCCAATTAGTAAACGATCCAGAAAACCTTCTTTTCGAGAACCAAACCGGTCCTAGTACTACGGAAATCCAAATTCGCCCAGCATCAGGTTCCGGTCCCGGCCCTTCCGGGACAAAATGCAAAGCTAGCATAACTTCTCACCACGAGGCCAGAGAGGTCGTCGTCGCTGAGGAAATGCCTCTCGGGCTTCGAATGACGCTGGTTTATAGGGTTTCTGACGAGCCTCCGCAGGGTATATCCGCAGAAGAGGGTGATGGCCTGCTTGCGTTGGCTGACTCGCAGCCTTCTACGTCGCTCTCGGGCACTGGGTCACGAATAGGCCTGTATCTGCAGGTGGAGAGATCAGTAATGGCACCGAGACCTCTCTCAATGCTGGTCAAGACGACAGACGGGCCGATTGTCAAGACGAAGAATCTGTTGTTCGTTTTAGATGAGTTagggaatgggaagaagttggatGCTGCGTTGGATGCTCTGAATGAACTGGGAGAgtcggatgatgaaggagacgaggtgttggagaagtATAAGGCGGATTGA
- a CDS encoding SDR family oxidoreductase (COG:S;~EggNog:ENOG410PNH6;~InterPro:IPR036291), whose protein sequence is MGSISGDKVALVFGASGISGWAVTRSLLEYPTRSTFSRVIGLTHRPQTRGQLGLPDDPRLEVYSGINLRGSLDEVMTQMCETIPHLDQITHVYYLAYSNATAYTENVMDIKNINVSMTYNAVHACDTLCKNMAFFVLQTGTNHYGVAVFQHIDKLTFNTPLREDAPRVPSPYGDEIFYYGQVDLIREAAQGKSWGWCEVRPDQIIGHVPSTTSMTTVEPIALYLSLYRYVYGHEATVPFPGTPTNYVYTFTDSSQDIISRAEIYLSVVKPHEANGEAFNIADTATPGPWCAKWPILAEYFGLKATGPTQEDYTAIDKWWYDHQDDYDRMCKEYGLQKRDIGPETWLFVYAGFKLLDRNREFSLDKIRSFGFTEERSVCKGHLLAFDRMAKVGVIPTRTQLLPSSGVQPNL, encoded by the exons ATGGGCAGTATCTCTGGCGACAAAGTCGCTTTGGTTTTCGGCGCAAGTGGGATATCCGGCTGGGCTGTGACTAGAAGCTTGCTGGAATATCCAACTCGCAGCACTTTTTCACGGGTGATCGGCCTGACGCATCGGCCCCAAACGCGGGGACAATTAGGCCTCCCCGATGATCCGAGATTGGAGGTGTATTCAGGCATTAACCTACGGGGTAGCCTGGATGAAGTGATGACCCAAATGTGTGAAACAATCCCGCACTTAGATCAGATCACCCATGTATACTATCTCG CGTACTCCAATGCTACCGCATACACCGAAAATGTGATGGATATCAAGAACATCAACGTTTCCATGACCTACAATGCTGTCCATGCCTGCGATACACTGTGTAAGAACATGGCCTTCTTCGTGCTGCAAACAGGTACCAAT CACTACGGCGTCGCGGTTTTTCAACACATCGACAAGCTCACCTTCAATACACCTCTGAGGGAAGACGCCCCGCGTGTCCCATCCCCATACGGTGACGAGATCTTCTACTATGGCCAAGTTGACTTGATCCGAGAAGCAGCTCAGGGGAAGAGCTGGGGCTGGTGTGAAGTTCGCCCAGATCAAATCATAG GCCATGTACCCAGCACCACAAGCATGACCACAGTCGAGCCAATAGCTCTCTACCTCTCTCTTTACCGTTACGTGTACGGCCACGAAGCTACTGTTCCGTTTCCAGGCACGCCCACCAATTATGTCTACACGTTCACAGATTCATCTCAAGACATAATCTCGCGTGCAGAGATCTATCTGTCTGTCGTGAAACCACACGAAGCGAACGGGGAAGCATTCAACATTGCAGACACGGCCACCCCAGGCCCATGGTGCGCCAAATGGCCTATCCTCGCGGAGTACTTCGGTCTGAAGGCCACAGGACCAACGCAGGAGGACTACACAGCGATTGATAAGTGGTGGTACGACCACCAGGACGACTACGATCGCATGTGCAAGGAGTACGGGCTACAAAAGCGGGATATCGGACCAGAAACCTGGCTCTTCGTCTACGCTGGGTTCAAACTATTGGACCGAAATCGCGAATTCAGTCTGGACAAGATCCGTAGCTTCGGGTTCACGGAGGAGAGATCAGTATGCAAGGGCCATCTCTTGGCGTTTGACCGTATGGCCAAGGTTGGGGTGATTCCAACTAGAACGCAGCTTTTGCCGTCGTCTGGTGTACAGCCGAATCTGTAG
- the MEF2 gene encoding mitochondrial elongation factor MEF2 (COG:J;~EggNog:ENOG410PGST;~InterPro:IPR000640,IPR027417,IPR035647,IPR005225, IPR041095,IPR035649,IPR000795,IPR031157,IPR009022, IPR030851,IPR020568,IPR009000;~PFAM:PF14492,PF00009,PF00679;~go_component: GO:0005739 - mitochondrion [Evidence IEA];~go_function: GO:0003924 - GTPase activity [Evidence IEA];~go_function: GO:0005525 - GTP binding [Evidence IEA];~go_process: GO:0032790 - ribosome disassembly [Evidence IEA]), with translation MVTALFLRASHQTVRPTGLRQCQAATSRLGCNASLIPGAKKGQFPRIQLLSSSASKLQADTLDRTRNIGIIAHIDAGKTTTTERMLYYSGFTRRIGDVDEGSTVTDFLPAERARGITIQSAAITFHWPPQAAGDQIAAAQDNPKAPRSATSHTVNLIDTPGHADFTFEVMRSLRILDGAVCILDGVAGVEAQTERVWHQASTYRIPRIVYINKLDRDGAAFGRTVREISSRLAGYPAVCQIPWFEGGNGRFVGVGDAINLQGLRWQDGDGKAVKMFNLQELDGEEPGLAQEIRRARTALVELLSEHDETMIEKFFEHDEDHLAVPPNDILDSLRRCLLQEQGRKIIPTFAGASFRNIGVQPLLDAVTNLLPSPLETPDPEVSIGGVSGGLRSLLSGDLLVKQSEKAATSKGKQKKKKSVTQAESQNAIEKLQSCALAFKVVNDAKRGVLVYVRVYSGSLDRNSAIFNTNLNITERAPRLLKMYANDAVEVDSIPEGHIGVVAGLKHARTGDTLVSYAGNKLTPPEPLDTLQLRPIQVPPPVFFASIEPHSLSEEKKIHECLALLLREDPSLHVTVDEDSGQTLLSGMGELHLEIARDRLINDLKAKATMGRIEIGYRECPLGESPVTSKIFDKEIAGRKGKAGCTAVVEPFDPDNAPPVPEDALSVETKEGNQIIILAPELQVETNRKGIEESPILPAGLDMHSFRASLQNGCLAALARGPQFAFPMHHTRVTLTINPTEHLFGTDTTPAALSSAARLATSAALRDLLSSGPGTSLMEPVMNVIISIDEASLGAVVHDISSSRGGHIVSLDEEIPLTSTDLSASPQPVEDLPPIDPKKVYAPADPFESGSVGASLPDTANRPRTITAKVPLKEMVGYLKHLRSLSAGRGTFVMSVDRFEKMSTPRQKAVLTELRGGF, from the coding sequence ATGGTTACAGCTCTTTTCTTACGCGCCTCTCACCAGACGGTGCGGCCAACTGGCCTACGACAATGCCAGGCAGCTACCAGCCGTCTGGGATGTAATGCGTCCTTGATTCCAGGGGCCAAGAAGGGGCAATTTCCTAGGATCCAGTTGCTCTCGTCGTCTGCATCCAAATTACAGGCAGACACCCTTGACCGAACTAGAAATATAGGCATCATTGCACATATTGATGCCGGTAAAACAACGACCACTGAGCGCATGCTCTACTACAGTGGCTTTACCCGAAGAattggggatgtggatgaagggTCCACCGTCACAGACTTTCTCCCTGCGGAACGCGCTCGCGGAATCACCATCCAGTCTGCTGCCATCACCTTCCATTGGCCGCCTCAAGCAGCTGGTGATCAGATTGCAGCCGCTCAGGATAACCCAAAAGCCCCAAGATCTGCCACATCTCACACAGTAAACCTAATTGACACTCCTGGGCATGCGGACTTTACCTTTGAGGTTATGCGTTCTTTGCGCATTCTAGACGGGGCGGTGTGTATTCTGGACGGCGTCGCTGGCGTCGAAGCTCAAACGGAACGAGTATGGCACCAGGCAAGCACATATCGTATTCCCAGGATTGTCTACATCAACAAGCTGGATAGAGACGGTGCAGCTTTTGGGCGTACGGTAAGAGAGATAAGCTCCCGTCTTGCGGGCTACCCCGCGGTCTGCCAGATTCCGTGGTTCGAGGGCGGAAATGGTCGCTTTGTTGGAGTTGGCGATGCGATTAATTTGCAGGGTCTCCGATGGCAAGATGGTGACGGTAAAGCCGTCAAAATGTTCAACCTGCAAGAGTTGGATGGCGAGGAACCAGGGCTTGCACAGGAGATTCGACGCGCAAGGACAGCACTTGTTGAGCTACTTAGCGAGCATGATGAGACTATGATCGAGAAGTTCTTTGAACATGACGAAGATCACCTCGCAGTTCCTCCCAACGACATTCTGGACAGCTTGCGCAGGTGTCTTTTGCAAGAACAGGGTAGAAAGATCATCCCTACCTTCGCAGGTGCTAGCTTCCGCAACATCGGTGTGCAGCCTCTCCTGGACGCCGTCACAaaccttcttcccagtcCCCTCGAAACCCCTGATCCAGAGGTTAGCATCGGAGGCGTTAGCGGAGGTCTTCGGAGTCTACTCTCCGGCGATCTATTAGTCAAGCAGAGCGAAAAAGCAGCCACCTCTAAAGGgaagcagaaaaagaagaagtccgtCACCCAAGCCGAATCCCAGAATGCTATCGAGAAGCTTCAGAGTTGCGCGCTTGCTTTCAAGGTGGTTAACGATGCCAAGCGGGGAGTCTTGGTTTATGTGCGCGTTTACTCGGGTTCCCTGGACCGGAACAGTGCTATATTCAACACCAATCTCAATATCACTGAACGTGCACCGCGCCTGCTCAAGATGTACGCTAATGACGCTGTCGAGGTGGATTCCATTCCCGAGGGACATATCGGCGTTGTGGCTGGCCTGAAGCATGCTCGAACCGGAGATACACTGGTGTCATACGCAGGCAACAAATTAACGCCACCCGAACCACTTGACACCCTCCAACTACGCCCAATCCAGGTGCCGCCTCCCGTTTTCTTCGCCAGTATCGAGCCACACAGCCTgagtgaggagaagaagatccatgAATGCCTGGCCCTGCTCCTACGTGAAGACCCTAGTCTCCACGTCACTGTTGACGAAGACTCCGGGCAAACGCTTCTAAGCGGCATGGGCGAGCTCCATCTCGAGATTGCCCGAGATCGCCTGATCAATGACCTGAAAGCTAAGGCCACAATGGGCCGTATTGAAATCGGCTACCGTGAATGTCCCCTTGGGGAGTCGCCTGTCACCAGCAAAATCTTCGACAAGGAGATCGCCGGCCGCAAAGGTAAAGCCGGCTGCACGGCAGTAGTGGAACCTTTCGACCCGGACAACGCACCTCCAGTACCCGAAGACGCACTTTCAGTTGAAACCAAAGAGGGCAAccagatcatcatcctcgccccAGAACTGCAGGTAGAAACCAACCGTAAAGGCATCGAGGAAAGCCCCATACTCCCCGCAGGCCTAGACATGCACTCTTTCCGAGCCTCCCTCCAAAATGGCTGCCTAGCTGCCCTTGCTCGCGGCCCTCAGTTCGCTTTCCCTATGCACCACACCCGCGTCACCCTTACCATCAACCCAACCGAACACCTCTTCGGCACCGACACCACCCCAGCAgctctctcctccgcagccCGTCtggccacctccgccgctcTCCGcgacctcctctcctccggccCAGGCACCTCCCTGATGGAGCCCGTCATGAACGTGATCATCAGCATCGACGAGGCCAGTCTCGGAGCCGTCGTACACGACATTTCCTCCTCTCGCGGCGGCCATATCGTTTCCCTCGACGAAGAAATCCCCCTCACATCAACCGACCTCTCCGCGTCCCCCCAACCGGTTGAAGACCTCCCACCCATCGACCCGAAGAAGGTCTATGCCCCCGCGGATCCATTCGAATCTGGATCCGTCGGTGCCTCCCTCCCCGACACCGCCAACCGACCCAGAACCATCACGGCAAAGGTACCTCTCAAGGAAATGGTCGGGTACTTGAAACACCTGCGCAGTCTGAGTGCCGGCCGCGGTACCTTTGTGATGAGCGTCGATCGGTTCGAGAAGATGAGTACCCCGCGGCAGAAGGCTGTGTTGACGGAATTGAGAGGCGGATTCTAG
- a CDS encoding uncharacterized protein (COG:S;~EggNog:ENOG410Q1Z5) gives MRSKWFSQEEIGPGSKIKLNNEWVVQEAISEHTFQHDHDDYLARVGPAWTAIRLLVEKKGSRTKAYMRIYKQIMNGGTEAESARMRARQANTSWCPVELKVYRSLPKKRPLIVPRLLEERVAKQDESGSVPGGFLMYIVWEIVPGIQLGDPCGSKVFWTLERSERDAIREKFKEGRMKLYDWGFDPAPGCGQNLVWHAQTSTLYFVGWFLAYEGVEKKPWAPRSWYFWDLTRPATDSDHSMTPDDTWTW, from the exons ATGCGTTCAAAGTGGTTCTCCCAGGAAGAAATTGGTCCAGGATCAAAGATAAAGCTAAATAACGAATGGGTCGTCCAGGAGGCTATCAGCGAGCACACCTTCCAACACGACCACGATGACTACCTCGCTAGGGTTGGGCCAGCTTGGACAGCCATACGCCTTCTTGTTGAGAAGAAAGGTTCGCGCACCAAGGCGTATATGCGCATCTATAAGCAGATAATGAACGGGGGCACGGAAGCCGAGTCGGCCAGGATGCGAGCTCGGCAAGCTAATACTTCGTGGTGTCCAGTTGAGCTAAAGGTGTACAGGTCACTTCCGAAGAAGCGACCTCTCATTGTACCGCGTCTCTTAGAAGAACGAGTGGCCAAGCAAGACGAAAGTGGTTCCGTGCCAGGCGGCTTCCTGATGTACATTGTGTGGGAGATAGTGCCGGGGATCCAGCTCGGAGATCCTTGTGGTTCCAAGGTCTTCTGGACACTGGAGCGATCTGAGAGAGACGCCATCCGCGAGAAGTTCAAGGAAGGCCGAATGAAGCTGTATGACTGGGGATTCGACCCTGCTCCTGGGTGCGGTCAGAATCTCGTATGGCACGCCCAGACCTCAACCCT TTACTTCGTTGGGTGGTTTTTAGCGTACGAAGGCGTTGAGAAGAAACCATGGGCTCCGAGATCCTGGTATTTCTGGGATTTGACCCGTCCTGCCACGGATAGCGACCATTCGATGACACCGGATGATACATGGACTTGGTAG